One Setaria viridis chromosome 5, Setaria_viridis_v4.0, whole genome shotgun sequence genomic region harbors:
- the LOC117858218 gene encoding coatomer subunit delta-2 gives MVVLAASIVSKSGKALVSRQFVDMSRIRIEGLLAAFPKLVGTGKQHTYVETENVRYVYQPIEGLYLLLITNKQSNILEDLDTLRLLSKLVPEYSPSLDEEGVCKTAFELIFAFDEAISLGNKENVTVQQVKQYCEMESHEEKAHKLMMQAKINETKDVMKKKANELDKMRMERGKLDKGGYSSISGPRVIEKAFNDMSISGSRFGSGSGLGGLSADMDSFASKPKGHPSTAATAPGKGLGMKLGKTQKTNQFLESLKAEGEVILEDVQPSAVPSRLSALPPSDPVTVTIEEKLNVVVKRDGGINNFDVQGTLALQVLNDADGFIQLQIESQDIPGLSFKTHPNINKELFNSQQILGAKDPNRPFPSGQNETPLVKWRIQGMNESSLPLSVNCWPSVSGNETYVNIEYEASEMFDLHNVVISIPLPALREAPNVKQIDGEWKFDSRNSVLEWSILLIDQSNRSGSMEFVVPPADPSSFFPISVGFSASGTFSDLKVTGIHPLKEGNAPKFSQRACLLTANYQVV, from the exons ATG GTGGTTCTTGCAGCTTCCATCGTTTCAAAGTCAGGAAAAG CACTTGTTTCAAGACAGTTTGTTGACATGTCTCGCATAAGAATTGAAGGATTACTCGCTGCGTTCCCGAAACTGGTTGGGACTGGGAAGCAGCACACATATGTTGAAACTGAAAATGTGCGTTATGTTTATCAACCTATTGAAGGTTTATATCTTCTACTTATCACAAACAAGCAGAGCAATATTCTTGAAGATCTGGACACTTTGAGGCTGCTCTCCAAGCTC GTGCCTGAATACTCCCCTTCCTTGGATGAGGAAGGTGTCTGTAAAACAGCTTTTGAGCTTATTTTTGCTTTCGACGAAGCCATCTCTCTCGGAAATAAGGAAAATGTAACAGTGCAACAAGTCAAACAATATTGTGAGATGGAGAGCCATGAAGAAAAGGCACACAAGCTGATGATGCAAGCCAAAATCAATGAAACGAAGGatgtcatgaagaagaaggctaATGAGCTTGACAAAATGAGG ATGGAAAGAGGTAAACTTGACAAAGGCGGATACTCATCAATATCTGGTCCACGTGTGATTGAAAAAGCTTTCAATGATATGAGCATCAGTGGTTCTCGATTTGGTAGCGGTTCTGGATTAGGTGGACTGAGCGCTGACATGGACTCATTTGCTAGCAAGCCCAAAG GTCATCCATCTACAGCTGCTACTGCACCCGGTAAAGGTCTTGGTATGAAATTGGGCAAGACACAGAAGACAAATCAATTCCTCGAATCATTGAAAGCTGAAGGAGAAGTCATTTTGGAGGATGTACAACCAAGTGCAGTTCCTTCAAGATTGTCTGCTCTTCCACCAAGTGATCCTGTCACAGTGACTATAGAGGAGAAGCTCAATGTTGTTGTTAAAAGAGATGGAGGTATCAATAACTTTGATGTTCAAGGAACCCTTGCTCTTCAGGTTCTCAATGATGCTGATGGATTCATCCAATTGCAg ATTGAAAGCCAAGATATTCCTGGACTTAGCTTCAAAACACACCCCAATATCAACAAGGAGTTGTTTAACAGTCAACAAATTTTGGGAGCAAaagatccaaacaggcccttccCGAGTGGTCAAAATGAAACTCCTCTGGTGAAATGGAGAATTCAGGGGATGAACGAATCATCTTTACCTCTCTCAG TCAATTGCTGGCCGTCCGTGTCTGGAAATGAAACCTATGTCAACATTGAATATGAAGCTTCTGAGATGTTTGATCTTCACAATGTTGTCATATCTATACCACTGCCAGCACTTCGGGAGGCTCCAAATGTTAAACAGATAGATGGAGAGTGGAA GTTTGACTCAAGAAATTCTGTGTTGGAATGGTCTATTCTCCTTATTGATCAGTCCAACCGCAG TGGTTCCATGGAATTTGTCGTCCCCCCAGCTGATCCATCATCATTCTTCCCCATCTCTGTTGGGTTTTCTGCATCCGGTACTTTCAGTGATTTGAAG GTTACTGGAATCCATCCTCTGAAGGAAGGCAACGCTCCGAAGTTTTCACAGCGGGCTTGTTTGCTCACTGCTAACTATCAAGTAGTTTAA